In Brassica napus cultivar Da-Ae chromosome C2, Da-Ae, whole genome shotgun sequence, the sequence atcatccTTTTAGGCCACAACCGGGTAGGATGCACATGTCGCAATACCTGCAGATTCAAGAACGTATCAACAcaagattaaaaaaagagaCTAACTGTGAACATCTGAGACTCTgagcatcatatatatatgaatgataTTGGTTTTTAATGGTTTAATGATGGTTAAAGAACTGACCACACATGTTCTTGCCCATCTCCATCTTGAAGTAACCTTTGTCACCCCAACCAGCTCCCCACGAGTTCTTTATAAGCCAATATGGAACACCACCTTCAATTCCATAACCAACCGCCAAAACCGCGTGGTTCACATCCTAATGCCACATTACAAAATCTAACTGAGCACTAGCTAACAATAAGCTAACAGAGTGTTAACATTCATGTAGCATTTTAAAACAGTTTGAAGAAGAAAGTCTCACTGTTGGTGAACTTTTACAGTCCTTATCTGTGTAAACTCCGCCATCGTAAAGCCGGAACGAGTGTATAACCTGGAACGCTATGCTTACTGGTCGCACCAACCCAACCGCATGCTTCAGTTCATCTTCAGCACCCTGTTGTTGTTTGAATCCTCATTACAGAGGACAGAATGTATATGTTTAAAGAAGAATCCATAAGAGATGCTTTACCAGAGTAATGTTGACTGAGTCGAGGACTTGTACACCGACGTTTTCAGCTGAATATCTGCAGGTTCCATCTTTGCCGGTGTAAGGATAAGCGTCCTCTGTGTCAAGACCACCGTTGGATTTGATGTATTCAAAGGCTTGGGAAGGAAGGCCACCATTGCATCCAAAGTTGTTGAAAGCTCCAGCACAATCCACAAGCTGTTGCTCGGAGAGAGATATTCCTTTTCCAAATGCTTGATGGTAAGCTGCCTCAAGAGCTCCTGTCGTGCTGCAGTGCGAAATTGATCATATGACACAACAATATTAACCTTGAATTTTACATGAAGATATTAGTATCCTAATCATTTTGTTATACCTGAAAGTCCAGCAAGATCCACATTTGCCCTGGTCTTTGACTGGACTAACAATTccatcttctctccaatctttcTGCAGTTTACACAGTTTCAGGACTCAGAATCAAATAAAAACAGTCTGCAGCTAAACATGTTTTCTAAAAGCTGAGGAACAGGAAGACTGAGTCCTGTACTTACGGTTTCGGGAAGAGCTTCTTCAGTGAGTTTGTGGCTTCCTTTCAAAGTGGCAGAGCAGTTCTGAGCAGCACCAAGCTTGCTCTTTTGAAACTCTTCCCAGGTCAAATCAGCAAACTCTGTATGGAGTAAACAAAAAGTTGGCAAAATTCAGATTCCAAATGGGTCAATCATTACCCTCAAACCATTAGTAATGTCTGCCCTTAGGACAAAACAaacatcctaattcctaaaccaacagaaagaacaagaagaatCTTAAATCAGGACAGCTAATTCTCATAGAAGCAGAACACCAACTTTGCAAGCAAACTAACTAGTCTCTCAAACCACTAGTACTGTCTGCAATAGGAGTCCTATTATAGGACAAAGAAGCATTCACAAAGAACAATAAATTTGATTGCAAAACTAGTCTCCCGTACTGTACCAGTACCAATATCAATTCACGATTTCACCTGAATCAAAGCAAAagctaaaaatcaaaacttttaaaaaaaattccacgTAGCATATTACGGAAGAATAAAGTTAGTTTACCCCAACGTATTTATATCAATGTGACAGTTGTTTGAATCCTAAACGTCACGCAGATAAAACAGTCAAACAGTTCAGCGATCCACAAGAAGGGAGAAGACTTACGATTGAGACCGAGTTTGTAAGACAAGCCTTTCTTATTGGTGGATCTGATCAATTCAAGACTCTCCTTGAAGATGGAGAATCTGAGCTTTATCTCCTCCGTGTTCTCATACCTTTTCCCATACCTTCATCACACAAAACGAACAAGCGTTtgtttattagaaaaaaaaagtcaacgGCGAAGGCGTCAGTGGTGGAGGATGAGACTTACCGGTGAGTGAAGCGAGCGAAGGAGAGAACGTGACGGGTCTGGCCTAAGATCTGTACAATGGATTCCTCCACCTCCCGGAGACCGTCGGAGACCATACGGATCGGGTTTGACTCATCGAATCCAGTATCAGCGGCTCCAGATGCGGCTGTGAGAATCAGCAGAAGCACGGATGATAGGATTGTTCTCACAGACATGGCTTAGTTCTGTTTCTCTCAAGTCTCAACCAAAAAGCttatgcttcttcttcttcagtgtttAGCAGCTCAAGCAATGTGAGTTGACTTGAAGGCGGAAGAGAGAGATTACAGATGGAAACGTGATTGGGACAGGTGGTGGTTTGTGAATGGACCGTTATTTGTCCTATTTACTTGGGATGTTGACATGTATAGTGATGTCATTGTATACCAACAACAAGATATCAATCATATGCTTCATGATTTTTATTGGGAAAATTGCAAAATATCCCGTGGATTACGGCCTAGTTCAATTAGGGCTGGACATTCGGAAAACCAATAGAATTTCAATTTGGGTTCAACCCGATTTTggatttatgaattttattctCATTTGGTTTGcaccagtgtttttaaaaccggaccggaagctgaaccggaaatattttgggtcacggttcaatatggttcAACCGAGTCAAACCTGGTTcaataatatagtttaatatttttttagtatgtaaatataaaagtaatattagtaaacatgatgcatagtaaaaatataaatcaattttgaatataaaatattataaatattaattagtttattgtttatatgaatggtttatagattttcgatagttttagtggtttttattggtttaataacTTTGAAATATAATCCGGCTATGTGGTCGGTTCATGATCGAACCAATTACTAGACCAATCCGGCTATATAACCGGTTCACGGTCGAACCCGGTCCAACCATCGGATcgatccggttttaaaaacactggttTGCACAAATGTTTTACACAAGTGAGTTTTTCTCGAATTCGATTTGGTTCAGATTCATTTTTGTCGAGCGAGCCAGGTTTAGTATTTGTCCATCCCTAATTTCAGTCCTTAAACTGTGTGTTAAGAATAACTAAGAATAAGTTCATATAAActagtaataaataaataaaaagtaactaTTACTTGGTTATTCTTAACGAGATCCTTCTTTGGCTTTACTACGGTTTACACACCAACTCTTCTATATTGTAATGTGATATGAAATTGCAGATAAACACTGAGAGTGAGAAGGATGTAACTTCAGTAAAATCATGAGTTTGTTCATTTTACTGAAAATATCTGGACCAAGTCATTGATCTTTGTCCCTTCCATCGCTCTTTACTCCTCTTAAATCAAAAGTCTTGACCTTGTGAAATTCATCATTCAGAGCCCCACGTCTTTCATCCCTCGCCTTGTTGAATATGTGTGCATAACCATCGTCCGGAACTGGATCGCTTCCGCACCATTCGCCAAACTTTGGCACAACTTCAAACACCCCCAATATAATGGAACATTTAAGAATTAAACTATAAGctcaattttaaaaaagaaaacaaattatatgGGATCGAATGGAAGTACCTAGTGGCATGCTCAAAAAGAAATGTACGCCaacttgaaaattttaaaaactaaaaaaaaaagatcagccAATCAACGTTGCGGGACAGAATATACTTCCATGTGGGGTTATGATATCCACTTGTTGCGGAATACAAGTTCATAATACTCATGTCCCTTTCACTACTCATACGATTCATCCTTGTTCATGACTTAAAAATTGTTCACCCAGTTCACGGTCGCAGCACGCTACATCTGGGGTGGATCCAGGATCCACAACATCCACTATAAAGTATCGGAAAACACCTCCGATGTGGTTTACAAGATCATTACTCTCTTTGTCGTGGGTATACAAACCCTAGAGAGTATAAAGAGATTACAAGAGAAGTACATGGCTAAGAGCTAAGCCTATGATTACATATCTATCACTAGCTTACTTTATCTCTCCAAGAGACGCCATGGAAGCTCCCGCCTCCTAGAGGCTCAGCTTGAGCTTGGAGATCCCTGTCGTGATCTCTCCTTCTTTGTATCAGCACTTGACCTAATGGGCTTCAACTATTAGGCCCATATGTTGTCCGCACGTAACTTGTGCAAGTCGGCCCAACATTGAACATGTCTGATGGGCTTTGACCAAACCTAACAAAACTTCACATGTTTGGTCCAAGTCCACAACTCTTACTTTGTGCTGACACCTCTTGATGCTTGAGCAAGCCTGCTCATCTTCTGCATCTCATTGTCTTCTCTTATCTCTTCTCACTTCTCTCAGCTCCACCTTGAGCCAAGCTTGAAATTCCTTCATGATCTTCTTTAAACATGCATAAGCTTCAACTTATACACCACAACCGCTCAAGTAGATTAAAACACTTAAATCCACTTAGCCCCATCAATGAACATAGACATTACGCCTGATGAAAGGTATGTGACAATCCCATTGTCATTCTGAATATCCATCACCTTCATCTATTGTCTTGAGTTGCGAACCCAGCTGCTACACTCCAAGTGTTAAGCTCAACTCCTCATTGACGTCGTGTTACATCATATCTTGTTACTCCTCGTGAACTTATCAACAACGCAACCTTGCTGTCAAAATCACGAACCTGTTCAAGTGCCTGAACAGAAACTTGAACATCTTTCTGCAAGTTGATTTCCTCCTTGGCCTTTCGATTCCACTCATGCGCATTGAGCCTTGAATCAAAGTCTTTCAATTCTGTAAAACATCCTTCGAACCATATATGCTTCAGTCCTGAAACAACTTCTGATTCTCTACTTGTTTAAACCACTTCAGCCTTGAACACCTTTTGTACCGCCATTATTTCTAACAGAACCTGCCATCCAGCTAAACACCTTACTGAACAGACTTTCGATACAATCCTGGCGAAACCCTCATGCTGTAGTAGAACCTTGATGTCACACTGAACCCTTTAGAACCAACCGCAAACCTTGAAGTCACTCATGTTCCATATCTCTGGAACAGTCTCTGACTTA encodes:
- the LOC106431716 gene encoding thiol protease aleurain-like, yielding MSVRTILSSVLLLILTAASGAADTGFDESNPIRMVSDGLREVEESIVQILGQTRHVLSFARFTHRYGKRYENTEEIKLRFSIFKESLELIRSTNKKGLSYKLGLNQFADLTWEEFQKSKLGAAQNCSATLKGSHKLTEEALPETKDWREDGIVSPVKDQGKCGSCWTFSTTGALEAAYHQAFGKGISLSEQQLVDCAGAFNNFGCNGGLPSQAFEYIKSNGGLDTEDAYPYTGKDGTCRYSAENVGVQVLDSVNITLGAEDELKHAVGLVRPVSIAFQVIHSFRLYDGGVYTDKDCKSSPTDVNHAVLAVGYGIEGGVPYWLIKNSWGAGWGDKGYFKMEMGKNMCGIATCASYPVVA